A genome region from Dolichospermum compactum NIES-806 includes the following:
- a CDS encoding YgiT-type zinc finger protein — protein sequence MIKVLLHSYKFSRLPTYHISWNAIPAWVCDQCGESLFETHEVELIQEALTVSDRETADLVSSSSP from the coding sequence ATGATTAAGGTTTTGTTACATAGTTATAAATTTTCCCGCCTACCTACTTACCATATTTCCTGGAATGCAATTCCAGCCTGGGTTTGTGATCAATGCGGTGAATCACTTTTTGAAACTCATGAAGTCGAATTAATTCAAGAAGCCCTCACCGTTTCAGATCGAGAAACAGCCGATTTAGTAAGTTCATCATCACCTTAG
- a CDS encoding shikimate dehydrogenase → MITGKTKLLGVIGHPVEHSLSPLMHNAALAKLGLDYVYLPFPIAPENLERAIAGFASIGVVGFSITIPHKQAILPLLSEISPVAQAIGAVNTVTRQGDKWVGTNTDVEGFMSLLQTTYHQDWSQKKAVILGNGGAARAVVAGCIQLGFAEIHVVGRNFQKLQAFHQSWQNSPFADKFQVHEWQELPNLLHQANLLVNTTPIGMYPYMEESPLSSQEIGYLPGDTIVYDLIYIPKPTKFLQLAEKQGAIIIDGLEMLVQQGAAALKIWLQQETVPVNEMRQALQNHLGI, encoded by the coding sequence ATGATTACTGGAAAAACGAAACTTTTGGGAGTTATTGGACATCCTGTAGAACATTCCCTTTCTCCATTAATGCACAATGCGGCTTTGGCTAAACTGGGATTAGATTATGTGTATTTGCCTTTTCCCATTGCACCAGAAAATTTAGAGAGAGCGATCGCCGGGTTTGCTAGTATTGGTGTAGTAGGATTTAGCATCACAATTCCCCATAAACAAGCAATATTACCGTTATTATCCGAAATTTCTCCTGTCGCCCAAGCTATCGGTGCAGTGAACACTGTCACTCGTCAGGGTGATAAATGGGTAGGGACAAATACAGACGTGGAAGGATTTATGTCCCTATTACAAACAACATATCATCAAGATTGGAGTCAGAAAAAAGCGGTAATTTTAGGGAATGGTGGGGCTGCGAGGGCTGTGGTTGCTGGTTGTATTCAACTTGGTTTTGCAGAAATTCACGTCGTGGGGCGGAATTTTCAGAAATTACAAGCATTTCATCAAAGTTGGCAAAATTCACCTTTTGCAGATAAATTTCAGGTGCATGAATGGCAAGAATTACCGAACCTACTCCACCAAGCTAACCTGTTGGTAAATACAACCCCCATTGGAATGTATCCTTATATGGAAGAATCGCCATTAAGTAGCCAAGAAATTGGTTATTTGCCTGGTGATACCATTGTCTATGATTTAATTTATATTCCCAAACCTACCAAATTTTTGCAGTTGGCAGAAAAACAAGGAGCAATTATTATTGATGGTTTAGAAATGCTTGTCCAACAAGGTGCAGCAGCCTTAAAAATCTGGTTACAACAAGAAACAGTCCCCGTCAACGAAATGCGTCAAGCATTGCAAAATCACCTGGGGATATGA
- a CDS encoding ATP-binding cassette domain-containing protein: MRQTNLLAYGKPGVSHTEVETAAKIAHAHEFIINLPQQYDTLIVEKGVKLSGGQRQRLAIARALIKNPQLLILDEATSALDTESEYLIQQGLQILLKNRTCLVIAHRLSTIQNADLIVVLEKGKVIEKGNHSELITLGGRYAYLHKMQFPQNLPLDIQ; the protein is encoded by the coding sequence TTGCGTCAAACCAACCTACTTGCTTATGGTAAACCTGGTGTGAGTCATACAGAAGTAGAAACTGCGGCTAAAATTGCTCATGCTCATGAATTTATTATTAATTTACCCCAACAATATGATACTTTAATTGTTGAAAAGGGTGTAAAGTTATCGGGTGGACAAAGACAACGTTTAGCTATTGCTAGAGCTTTGATTAAAAATCCCCAACTTCTAATTTTAGATGAAGCTACTTCTGCGCTGGATACGGAATCAGAGTATTTAATTCAACAGGGATTACAAATATTATTAAAAAATCGGACTTGTTTAGTGATTGCTCATCGTCTTTCTACTATCCAAAATGCTGATTTAATTGTAGTTTTAGAAAAAGGTAAGGTAATAGAAAAGGGTAATCATAGTGAATTAATTACCCTGGGGGGAAGATATGCTTATTTACATAAAATGCAGTTTCCTCAAAATTTACCTTTGGATATACAATAA
- a CDS encoding alpha/beta fold hydrolase, whose protein sequence is MQTSITPSTNPIPGQYWQWRGHNVYYIQAGEPQPQRPPLLLVHGFGASTDHWRKNITELSADFQVFAIDLLGFGRSAKPNLQYSADLWRDQLHDFISEVIGQKTILAGNSLGGYACLCVASQRPESAAGVVLLNSAGPFSQPENQIQPSINPLQKLLGKPVKWAFKQRLAQSLLFQYTRQKWVIRRTLEKVYLDKSAITDQLVAEIQRPAFDKGALDVFVSVFSSPQGAKVDVLLKQLTCPLLLLWGEADPWMKARERSQKFHEYYPQLTEYFLTAGHCPHDEIPEQVNSHLRDWIISLS, encoded by the coding sequence ATGCAAACAAGTATCACTCCTTCTACAAATCCGATTCCTGGTCAATATTGGCAATGGCGCGGACACAACGTATACTATATCCAAGCAGGAGAACCACAACCCCAGCGTCCACCCCTACTATTAGTGCATGGTTTTGGTGCTTCCACAGACCATTGGCGCAAGAATATCACAGAATTGAGTGCAGATTTCCAAGTATTTGCTATTGACCTGTTAGGATTTGGGCGTTCCGCAAAACCTAATTTACAGTATAGCGCCGACTTGTGGCGTGATCAACTACATGATTTTATCAGTGAAGTTATCGGTCAAAAAACAATTTTAGCAGGTAATTCTTTAGGAGGTTATGCTTGTTTATGCGTTGCTTCCCAACGTCCTGAAAGTGCCGCTGGTGTAGTATTACTTAATAGTGCAGGTCCCTTTTCCCAACCAGAAAATCAGATTCAACCTTCTATAAATCCTCTGCAAAAACTTTTGGGTAAACCTGTTAAATGGGCATTTAAACAGCGTTTAGCTCAATCTTTATTATTTCAATATACGCGCCAAAAGTGGGTAATTCGCCGGACTTTAGAAAAAGTTTATCTTGACAAAAGTGCAATTACAGATCAATTAGTAGCAGAAATTCAGCGTCCAGCTTTTGACAAAGGGGCGTTAGATGTCTTTGTTTCTGTTTTTAGCAGTCCTCAAGGAGCGAAAGTTGACGTTTTGCTTAAACAATTAACTTGCCCATTATTGTTATTATGGGGAGAAGCAGATCCTTGGATGAAAGCAAGAGAACGTTCACAAAAGTTTCATGAATATTATCCCCAATTAACAGAATATTTCCTCACCGCCGGTCATTGTCCCCATGATGAAATTCCCGAACAAGTGAATTCACATTTACGTGATTGGATAATTAGTTTGAGTTAA
- a CDS encoding pyridoxamine 5'-phosphate oxidase family protein, whose amino-acid sequence MTQSVDTKPQVQELRKLLEGLECGMLTTIDDDGSLHSRPMSMWNEIDNDATLWFFTPANSHKVVEIQHHQQVNVSFSTPNQERFVSILGIAQLTRERQEIQSKWQPGLEIWFPKGIDEPNIALLKIKVNKVDYWESSSSFMPQTISFLELSHP is encoded by the coding sequence ATGACACAATCTGTAGACACAAAACCACAAGTGCAGGAATTGCGTAAATTGCTTGAAGGTCTTGAATGTGGGATGTTAACCACAATTGATGATGATGGCAGTTTACATAGTCGTCCCATGTCAATGTGGAATGAAATTGATAATGATGCCACACTCTGGTTTTTTACCCCAGCTAATTCCCATAAAGTCGTAGAAATTCAACATCATCAACAGGTGAATGTGAGTTTTTCCACACCTAATCAAGAACGATTTGTTTCCATATTAGGAATAGCCCAGTTAACAAGAGAACGTCAGGAAATTCAATCAAAATGGCAGCCAGGATTAGAAATCTGGTTTCCTAAAGGCATAGATGAACCCAATATTGCTTTATTAAAAATAAAAGTTAATAAAGTAGATTATTGGGAAAGTTCATCTAGTTTTA